A window of the Cynocephalus volans isolate mCynVol1 chromosome 10, mCynVol1.pri, whole genome shotgun sequence genome harbors these coding sequences:
- the IGSF23 gene encoding immunoglobulin superfamily member 23 has translation MQVLAVASDSPNPGPLLTFPEAIHGIIQSDLNHSAILQRVVTMNPEAVLSWDLNGEPCGTGEKLFIWQLSWEHLGTCMCMAKNSEEQLFSELVTISLPHESSIPSKTSPVKPGPHFSLSGGSAISLLMPGILGATALIGGICFTIIQNQSPQTDITDNETEEGAGAVLPGFKSH, from the exons ATGCAGGTGCTGGCAGTTGCAAGTG ACAGCCCCAACCCAGGGCCCCTGTTGACATTCCCAGAGGCTATCCACGGCATCATCCAGAGTGACCTCAACCACTCGGCGATCCTGCAACGGGTAGTGACAATGAACCCTGAGGCTGTGTTGAGCTGGGACCTCAATGGGGAGCCCTGTGGGACTGGGGAGAAGCTGTTCATCTGGCAGTTGTCCTGGGAGCATCTGGGCACCTGCATGTGCATGGCCAAGAACAGCGAGGAACAGCTGTTCTCTGAGCTTGTGACCATCTCGCTGCCACATGAGTCCTCCATCCCTTCCAAGACCTCT CCAGTCAAACCTGG ACCCCACTTCTCCCTGTCAGGAGGATCTGCCATCAGCCTCCTCATGCCTGGGATTCTGGGAGCCACAGCACTGATCGGAGGCATATGCTTCACCATCATCCAGAACCAGAG TCCCCAAACTGACATCACGGACAATGAGACAGAGGAGGGCGCTGGAGCTGTGCTGcccgggttcaaatcccactAG